Genomic window (Mycolicibacterium smegmatis):
CGCCGACATCGTCGGAGCGCGGGTGGGGCTGTTCGACGGCGACGGCCCGCTGGGCCCGGTGTGTGTGCTGTCCGAATCCGCTGTGGCCCACAACCTTGCGACGATGGCGCGCTGGTGCGCCGAGCGCGGCGTCGAACTCGCGCCGCACGGCAAGACCCACATGGCGCCGCAACTGCTGGCCCGGCAATTCGAGGCGGGTGCGTGCGCGGTGACCGCAGCGACGGTGAGCCAGGTGCGGGTGTTCCGGGCGTTCGGGTTCGACCGCTTCGTCATCGCCAACGAGGTCACCGACCCGGCCGGACTGGCGTGGCTGGCCCACGAACTCGATGCCGATCCCGGGTTCGGGGTGGTGTGCTGGGTCGATTCGGTGGCCGGTGCCGAGCTCATGACCGCGGCTCTGCGCCGCTCGGGTGCCCGGCGCAGGCTCGACGTGTGCGTCGAGGTCGGGATGGACGGCGGCCGCACCGGCTGCCGCACCACGGCCGAAGTCGACGCCGTGGCCCGAGCCGTGGTGGACAGCCCGCGGCTGCGGCTGGTCGGGGTGTCCGGCTACGAGGCCGCGACCGGCCAGGACGTGACGCAGGAGGCGATCGACGGGGTCCGCGCCTACCTGGACGGGCTGCGGGCCGCCGTGCTGCGCCTGACCGCGCAGTTCGAGACCGACGAGGTCATCGTCACCGCGGGCGGCAGCACGTACTTCGACCACGTCGCCGATGTGTTGACCGGAGACTGGCCCACCGGGTCGCGGGTGCGCACCATCCTGCGCAGCGGGTGTTATCTCACCCACGACGACGGGCTCTATGCCCGCACGTCGCCGCTGTCGTTGCGGGCGGCGCTGCGGGTGTGGGGGCAGGTGGTGTCGCGGCCCGAGCCCCGGCTGGCGCTGGTGGCCATGGGCAGGCGCGACGTCTCGTTCGACCAGGGCATGCCGACGCCGCTGGGCCTACCCGGGGGTGTCGTGGACAAGCTCAACGACCAGCACGCGTTCGTGCGGCTCGGACCACACGACACGCCCGCGGTGGGCGCGTGGCTGGAATTCGGGATCTCCCACCCGTGCACGACGTTCGACAAGTGGCAGCTGATTCCGGTGCTCGACGACGACGGCATCGTCGTCGACCTGGTGCGGACGTTCTTCTGATCAGCGGGCAGGCTTGAGCTTGCCGCGCTGATTGGCGCGGTTGCGCTCGAAGACCAGCCGCAGGCCGTCGAGCGTGAGGTGGCGGTCGTAGTGCTCGACCGTGCGCAGATCGGGAAGCACCAGCGGCGCGGTGTGCCCCGTGGCGACCACCGCGACATCGGCGCCCGAGAAACCGTCGACGTCATCGCGGATGCGGTTCACCAGGCCGTCGACCAGGCCCGCGAACCCGAACACCGCACCGGCCTGCATGCACTCGACGGTGTTCTTGCCGATCACCGAGCGGGGCCGGGTCAGCTCGACGCGGCGCAGGGCGGCCGAACGCGCCGCCGCGGCGTCGGAGGACACCTGCACGCCGGGTGCGATCGCGCCGCCGAGGAACTCGCCCTTGGCCGAGACCACGTCGACGCAGATCGACGAACCGAAGTCCACCACGATCGCCGCGGTGCCGTATTTGTGGTACGCCGCAAGGCAGTTCACGATCCGATCGGCGCCGACTTCCTTGGGGTTGTCGACCAGCAGCGGGATGCCTGTGCGCACACCGGGTTCGATCAGCACATGTGGCACGTTGGGCCAGTACTGCTCGAGCATGACCCGCACCTCGTGCAGCACCGACGGCACCGTGGACAGCCCCGAGGCACCGGTGAGGCGCTCGGCGTCGTCACCGATGAGGCCGTCGATGGTGAGCGCCAACTCGTCCGCGGTGACCTCGGGTTCGGTGCGGATGCGCCACTGCTGCACCACTTTTGCGTGGTCACCGGATCCGGAGATGAGGCCGACGACGGTGTGGGTGTTACGGACGTCGATCGCGAGCAGCACGGGTCTACCTCGGCGCCACGGCGGCGGACCCGGCCCGCGCCCGGTGGCTCCTGCACTTCGGCATGGTGGGCCGCATCAGTTCCTCCAGGGCAGTTCGTGGTTCTGGTCGTTGCCGACCCGGGGGTGGCCGTCGATGCCCGCGGACGCACCGACGTCGATCGCGATGTTGTCGATCAGGCGTGTGCGGCCCAGGCGCGCGGCGACCAGCAGGCGCGCCTGCCCCTCGGCCGGCGCGGGCCCGAGCATGGGGTCGCGCACCTGCAGGTAGTCGACCTCGAGGGCGGGCACCTCGTCGAGCACAGCCCGCGCCGCGTCGAGTGCGGCCTCGGCACCGCCTGCGGCGGCGTACTTCCCGGCCAGCAGGGCGGCCGACAGCGCGCCTGCCTGTTCACGCTGGTCCTTGTCGAGGTAGCGGTTGCGCGACGACAGCGCGAGGCCGTCGGATTCGCGGACCGTGGGCACGCCGACGATCTGGACGTCGACGTTGAGGTCGGCCACCATCTGTCTCAGCAGCGTGAGTTGCTGGTAGTCCTTCTCGCCGAAGTACGCGCGGTCGGGGCGAACGATCGAGAAGAGCTTGAGCACCACAGTGAGGACACCCGCGAAATGGCCTGGGCGCGAGGAACCTTCGAGATCATCGCCGAGAGGTCCGGGGTGAACGCTGGTGCGGGTGCCGTCGGGGTACATGTCGGATCCGGTTGGCGTGAACACGATCTCGACACCCTCGGCGCGCAGCGCGGTCAGGTCGTCTTCGAGGGTGCGCGGATACGCGTCGAGGTCCTCGTTGGGCCCGAACTGCAGGGGGTTGACGAAGATCGACACCACGACCACCGCGCCGGGTGTGCGTTTGGCGGCCCGCACGAGCGTCAGGTGGCCCTCGTGCAGCGCACCCATGGTGGGCACCAGCACGATGCGCCGTCCGGCGGTCCGCAACGCCCGGGTGACCGCGGCGACGTCGGCGGGCGCCGAGTACACGTTGAGTTCACCCGCGCTGAACTTCGGTGTTCTGCTGATCGTCATCCTCGACTCGCTTCCGACAGCACCTCGAAGACCGCTTCGGGTGCGTGAGCACGCTGGGCGGTTCGCAGTGAATTCGCCCGATACGACTGCGCCAGTTGGGGTTCCACCTCGGCCAGGGCCGTCAGGTGCGCCGCGACGGCCGCGGCGTCACCGCGGGCGACCGGCCCGGTCAGCGCGGACTGACCGCGCTGCAACGCGTTCTCCAGGGCCGCACGGGCCAACGGTGCGATGACACGTTCGGCGAGACCACCCGGTTCGTCACCGACGAGTTCCTGGCCCAGCAGTTCCTGCCCGCGCAGCGAGGATCGCAGCGCCTCGACCGCGTCGAGAACCAGCGTCACCAGGTGGTTGCTGCCGTGCGCGAGTGCCGCGTGGTACTGCGCTCTGGCGTCCTCGCGCACCCGGAACGGCTCACCACCGATCTCCAGTACGAGCGACTGGCCGATGGCGTAACCGATCTCGTCGGCCGCGGTGATGCCGAAGCACGTACCGGGAAGACGCGAGATGTCCTCGTCGGAACCGGTGAACGTCATCGCGGGGTGGATCGCCAAGGGCACGCAACCCTGCTCGGTGAGCGGGGCAAGGATGCCCACGCCGTTGGCACCCGAGGTGTGCACCACGATGGTGCCGGGCCGCACCGAACCCGTCGTCGCCAAACCTTTGACGAGGCCCGACAGTTCGGCGTCGGGAACGCTGAGCAGCAGCAGTTCGGCCCGCCGCGCGACATCGTGCACGGGCAGGATCGCGGTGTCGGGCAGTCTGCGCTCGGCACGCTGGCGCGACGCGCGGGAGATGGCGCTGCACGCCACCACCACATGTTCGACGCGTTCCAGGGCGTATCCGAGCGCGGTACCGACCCGGCCTGCGGAGATGATCCCCACACTCAGCCGGGCCGGGCGCAGTCCGTCAGGCGGGGACCACCCGCTCTCGGGGGGCTGCTCCATTGCAGACGAACCTCACGGATCGAAGTGGTCGAACGTTCCGGTCCCACGCTGCGGGTACCGGACGGTGCCACGAGACTAACTCACTCGTCGCGACGGCGACGACGCCCGCCTGTGGTGGGGGCGGCCTGGAACCGAGCGAGAAGCTCGGCGGCCGACTGGCCGTTCGCGTGCTGTCCCCGTGGTTCCTCGTCGGCGCTGCGATGCCGCCGCGGCGGTGGCGGTGTCGCGGATTCGGCCGCCAGCGCGGGGGCGGCCGCATCGGCCGGCGTGGTTTCGCCGGTGTCGTCCTGCTCTGCTGCCGTGCTCTCGGCGTCGGCTCCCGCGGCGTAGTGGCGCCCCCTCGGCCGCTCCGGGCGCTCGGGCGGTTCGGGTGGGGCCATGACGGGCGGCACCGGGCCGGACTGTTCCGGCGCCGGCTCCGGTGCCGGCTCGGCAGGCGCGGTGGGCTCGGGGTTCTCGGCGGGCTCGGGTGCGCGACGCCTGCCGACGTACTCGGTGGCGGTCTCCGGGGCGGATTCGGTGGCCGCCCCGTTCTGGGGCTGCACCGGGGCGGTCCAATTGCTGCCCGGGGCGCCCGCGGGGATCCACTGGCCTTCCGCGGGTGCGGGCCGCCAGCCGCCACCCTCGATCGTCGGCGACGGTTGCAACGGCGGCATCGACGGCGGTGGCGGCGGAGGCGCCCAGGCCGAGACCGGCTCGGGTGCCGGTTGCGGTGCGGGCTGGGGCTCGGGCGCACGCTCCGGTTCCGCCTGGCGCGGCGGCGCCTGAGGAGGAGCTGCCGGAGGGGGCGTCTGGGGAGGAGCCGGTGGGGTCGGCTGATGCTCGGCCTGCGGAGCCGGCGCCTGCTCCTCGTCGAGGCGACGGCGGCGGCGCCTGCGCGGCTCATCGGAGGGTTGCGGGGTGACCTGCGGGCCCGGTTGGGGGGTGGGGTGGGAGGGGAAGCGGTGCGCTCCCCCGTCGGCGGGCCGACGATCGAAGCCACCGTCGGCGGGCCGACGATCGAAGCCACCGTCGGCGGGCCGACGATCGAAGCCACCGTCGGCGGGCCGACGATCGAAACCACCGTCGGCGGGCCGACGATCGAAACCACCGTCGGCGGGGCGACGATCGAAACTCCACTCGTCCTCGGGCGGGTGCGGCTCGGCCGGGACGTCGATGATGGGGCTCTCCTCGGTGCGTTCCGAGCGGTAGTCCCGGATGTCGGTGGTCTCCACGTCGGGCACGTCGAGGCGGCTCGCGTGGACACGGCCCGCCGGCCGCGCGGCGGCGCGGTCGGTTTCCAGCGCGGGCCGGTGCGCGAGGTCGGCGTCGAACAGGATCTCCAGGTTGGCCCGCAGCGCGGCCAGCTCGGCGCGCAGCGCGGCAACCTCGTCGGCGGCCTGCGCACGCAGTTCGGAGGCCAGCTCGCGGCGCAGCTGGGTCTCGACGGTCAGCTCGTATTCGCGCCGCGCCGAGATCTCGCGATCGAGCTGCAGGTCGTAGACGAGTTTGAGGTCGCGCGCCTTGGCCTGGTCGAGATCGCTCTGGCGGCGGTAGATGACGGAGACGAACGCCGCCACCACGGCGGCCCACAGTGCCAGGATGACGGCTAGTTTCAGCAACTCCACACGGTTGGTGAACACCAGCGCCGAACTCGCAAGAATGGCGAGTACCAGCAACACCGTTAAGAGCAGCCAGCCTGGCCTTCGGCCGCCGCGCCGTGGCCGAACACCGCGGGGCGGAACAGTCATGCGCCGACTGTACCTGTCACAGGTCACCTAGCGTGTCGACCACCACGGCGATTCGGCGATCTGACCGGAGCACAACGTCATTCGGGGACGGCATCGCCGTCCTCGGGTGGTTCCTCCGGCGACTTGCAGCAATGCTGCAACCACAGCCCGGCGATCGCGAGCGCCAGCGCGCACAGCGCGGCCACCACCACACCGGGGGTGTCCTCGCCCGCGACCCGGATGGTCGTCCGCCGCGGCAGCAGGTACACCAGAACCCCGACCCACCAGCCCGCGACCAGCGCACCGACCCATGCAGAGGCCTTGGCGATCACCACCGAACGCGCGACGGTCAGTGGGTCGAGGCGACCCGCTCCGACGCCGATCTGCCCGTCGTTGATCTTGGCGCGAACGTAGAAGCCCCAGCCCGCCTCGAACGCCGCGACACCGAGCAGCGACAGGCCGGTCCACACCGTGATGGGCGGGAACCACCGGTAGAGCGCATGGATCAGCAGATAGCTGAGCAGGGCCGCCGCAACGGCCGCGCCCACCAGGTCGCGCTTGCGGGTCGGCCCCATCAGCCGGCTGCGGTTTCGGTCCGGATGTCGAGCACCAGGTCGGTGCGCGTGACCCCGTCCCGCTCGGACTGGTCGATCTCCGACAGCAGGCGCTGCACCGGACGTGACTCGCCTGCGACCGTGAGCGTCGCGTCCGGGTCGACGTCCAGCCACGGGATCAGCACAAACGCCCGCAGGTGCGCGAGCGGGTGCGGCAGCGTCAGTCCCTCGTCGCGCGAGATGATCTCGTCGGCCCCGTCGTGGCACGTGATCAGGTCGACGTCGAGCGTGCGGGGGCCCCAGCGTTGCCCGCGGACCCGGCCTGCCGCGGCCTCGAGCTCCTGTGCGCGCCGCAGCCACCCGTGCCCGTCGAGATCCGGGTCGTCGGCCAGCAGTACGGCGTTGAGGAACGGGCCCTGCTCTTCGAAGCCCCACGCCGCGGTCTCGTACACCGCGGAGACCGCGCGCACCGCAGGCCCGAGACCGTCGAGCACCGACTGCAGCCGCGTGAGCCGGTCCCCGAGATTCGACCCGATGGAAAGCACCGTTGAGGTCATCTGCCACCTCTCCGCGATCGCCGCGCCACCACGGCAACATCATCGAATGTCAGCGGGATCGGCGCACTGGGCTTGTGGACGACGACCTCGACCGCGTGCAGGCGTTCGTCGGTCATGATGCCGTCGGCGATCTCCGCCGATACCGTCTCGATCAGATTGCGGGGCGTGCCCGCGACGATGTCGGCGGCACGCTGCGCGAGCGCGCCGTAGTCGAGCGTGTCGGCCAGGTCGTCGGACACGGCCGCGGGCCGCAGGTCCATCCACACCGTGATGTCGACGACGAAGTCCTGGCCGTCGGCGCGTTCGTGGTCGAAGACGCCGTGGTTGCCGCGGACCCGCAGTCCCCGCAACTCGATCCGGTCAGCCAATCTGTCCTCCAGAAGTCCAGGCGCCCAGCACCTTCAATGCGTCGACCGAGGCCTGTACGTCGTGCACCCGCACGCCCCAGGCACCGTGCATCGCGGCCAGCACCGAGATCACCGCGGTCGCGGTCTCACGGCCGTCCGGTGGTCGCGGTGTGCCGTCCGCGGCGGCCAGCAGCGTACCGAGGAAACGTTTGCGCGACGCGCCAACCAGCACCGGGATGCCCGTGGCCACCAGGTCCGGCAGCGCGTGCAGCAGCGCCCAGTTGTGCTCGGCGGTCTTGGCGAAACCCAGGCCGGGATCGATGACGAGCCGCTCCGGTTCGACGCCCGCGGTCACCGCGGCGTCGACCGCCGCGAGCAGTTCGGTGCGCACCTCGGCGACCACGTCGCGGTATCCCGGAACGCGGTGCGGGTGGTCGGCGTCGACCGAACGCCAGTGCATGAGGATCCACGGCACCTTCGCCTCGGCGAGCACGCCGGCCATGCCGGGATCGGCCCGCCCGCCCGACACGTCGTTGACGATGTGCGCGCCCGCTTCGAGCGCCGCGCGCGCGACGTCGGCGTGCATGGTGTCGATGCTGATCGTGATGCCTTGGGCCGCAAGCTCTCTGATCACCGGCGTGACGCGGGCGGCCTCGACCCCGGGATCGATGCGGGTCGCGCCGGGCCGCGTGGACTCACCGCCGACGTCGATGATCTGTGCGCCCGCGGCCACCAGGGCCAGCCCGTGCTCGACGGCGCGGTCGGTGTCGATGAATTTCCCACCGTCGGAGAACGAGTCTTGCGTGACGTTCACGACGCCCATCACCTGCACGGGTGTGCGGGGCTGGGCCGTCAGGCTCGGTGGGTTCACTTGCGCAGGATAAGTTCCAGCGCCTCGGCTCGAGATGCCTTGTCGGTCTTGAACTGCCCCCGCACGGCCGATGTGGTGGTCACCGCGCCCGGTTTGCGCACCCCGCGCATGGCCATGCACAGGTGCTCGGCCTCGACCACCACGATGACGCCGCGCGGGTCCAGCTTGCGCATGAGCGCGTCGGCGATCTGGGCGGTGAGCCGCTCCTGAACCTGCGGCCGCTTGGAGTACAGGTCGACCAGACGCGCGATCTTCGACAGTCCCGTCACGCGTCCGTCGACACCGGGGATGTAGCCGACGTGCGCCACGCCGTGGAACGACACCAGATGGTGCTCGCACGTCGAGTACATCGGGATCTGCTTGACCAGCACGAGTTCGTCGTGACCCTCGTCGAAGGTCGTGTTGAGCACGGAATCCGGGTCGGTGTGCAGCCCCGCCATCAGTTCCTTGTAGGCGCGGGCCACACGGGCCGGAGTGTCGACGAGTCCCTCGCGTTCGGGGTCCTCGCCGATCGCGATGAGCAGTTCGCGAACCGCGGCCTCGGCGCGCGGTTGGTCGAACACCCTGCGGACATTGTTGTTCTGGTGTCCGCGCAGGGACTGCGTCATCGAAGTCTCCGTTCTCGGATCAGCCGTGCGGGTTCGACCGGTCGCCGGTGTGCCCGTCGTCCTGACCGGACTGTTCGCTCGGTCGCCCGTGCTCGGGGCTGGTGCCTTGCTGTCCGGGATGAGGATACGGCTGGTACGGGTACGGCTGGGGCTGCTGCCATCCCGACGGATGTGGCGGCGGGTACCAGTAGCCCTGCTGCGGCTGGTATCCCGGCTGCTGCGACTGCTGCGGCGGCGGCCAGCCCGGGGCGTGCCACCCGGCCGGGGCGCCGTAGTCCGGCTGCGTCGGGCCTGCCGGAGCCGGGGCGCCGTTGCTGGGTGCGCCGTTGGTGCCGTTGCGCTTCTCGGCCTCGCGGTTGGCCGCGGCGATCGCGGCCTTGAACGCGGGCTCGGGCACCGGCGGCGGCCACGGCTCGCCGCGCTCCATAGCGAGCTCGCCCGGCGTCTTGATGGGCGGCTTGTCCGACGGCACACGGCCGCCGAAGTCGTCGAACATGGTCAGGCGCGGACGCTTCTTGACATCACCGAAGATGGCCTCCAGCTCGGCGCGGTGCAGCGTCTCCTTCTCCAGCAGCTCACCGGCCAGGATGTCCAGCACGTCGCGGTACTCGGTGAGGATCTCCCACGCCTCGGTGTGGGCGGCCTCGATGAGTTTGCGGACCTCGTCGTCGATGATCTGCGCGACCTCGTGGCTGTAGTCGGCCTGCGTGCCCATGGTGCGGCCCAGGAACGGGTCGCCGTGCTCGGTGCCGTACCGCACGGCGCCCAGCTTGGAGCTCATGCCGTACTCGGTGACCATGGCGCGGGCGATCTTGGTGGCCTGTTCGATGTCGGACACCGCACCCGTGGTGGGCTCGCGGAACACGAGTTCCTCGGCCGCGCGGCCGCCCATCGCGAACACCAGGCGCGCGATCATCTCCGACCGCGTCATCAGACCCTTGTCGTCTTCGGGCACCGCGACGGCGTGACCGCCCGTGCGCCCACGCGCGAGGATCGTGACCTTGTAGATCGGCTCGATGTCGGGCATCGCCCACGCGGCCAGGGTGTGGCCACCCTCGTGGTAGGCGGTGATCTTCTTCTCGTGCTCGCTGATGATGCGGCTCTTGCGCCGCGGGCCACCGACCACACGGTCGACGGCCTCTTCGAGCGCGGGACCCGTGATGACCGTGCCGTTCTCGCGCGCGGTGAGCAGCGCGGCCTCGTTGATCACGTTGGCCAGGTCGGCGCCGGACATGCCGACGGTGCGCTTGGCCAGGCCGTCCAGGTCGGCGTCGGGCGCGATCGGCTTGCCCTGCGAGTGCACCTTGAGCACCGCGCGGCGGCCCGCGAGATCCGGGTTGGAGACCGGGATCTGGCGGTCGAAGCGCCCGGGGCGCAGCAGCGCGGGGTCGAGGATGTCGGGCCGGTTGGTGGCCGCGATGAGAATGACGCCCTGGCGGTCGCCGAAGCCGTCCATCTCGACCAGCAGCTGGTTCAGGGTCTGCTCGCGCTCGTCGTGACCACCGCCGAGGCCCGCCCCGCGCTGACGGCCGACGGCGTCGATCTCGTCGACGAAGATGATGCACGGGCTGTTCTGCTTGGCCTGCTCGAACAGGTCGCGCACACGGGAGGCGCCGACGCCGACGAACATCTCGACGAAGTCCGAGCCGGAGATCGTGAAGAACGGCACGCCGGCCTCGCCCGCCACGGCGCGCGCCAGCAGCGTCTTGCCGGTTCCGGGCGGGCCGTACAGCAGAACGCCCTTGGGGATCTTGGCGCCGAGCGCCTGATACCGCGACGGGTTCTGCAGGAAGTCCTTGATCTCGTACAGCTCCTCGACGGCCTCGTCGACGCCTGCGACGTCGGCGAAGGTGGTCTTGGGCATGTCCTTGGACAGCTGCTTGGCGCGCGACTTGCCGAAGCCGAAGCCCATGCGCCCGCCGGTCTGCATCCGGGAGAACATCACGAACAACGCCACGAGCAGAAGCAGCGGCAGCATGTAGATGAGCAGGGTGCCGAACACGCTGCCCTGGTTGACGACGGTATTGGTTTTTGCGCCTTTGTCCTGAAGCGCGTTGAACAGCGTCACGCCGTACCCGGTCGGGTACTTCGTGATGATCTTGTCGCTGTTCTCGGTGTCGCCGTTGCCGCTCTTGAGGTCCAGCCGGACCTGTTGTTCGCGGTCGTCGATCTGGGCGCTGTTGACGTTGTCGCCGCGAATCTGGGCGAGCGCCACCGTGGTGTCTACAGGCTTGTAGCCGCGCGTGTCGTCACTGAAATAGAAGAACGACCAGCCCAGCAGCAGCACGACCCCGATCACGGTCAGGGTGCGGATAACATTTTTCCGGTTCATCGATCATCGGCCTTCGTTGGCTTCATCTTTTTCGGCCGCCCCCGGCCGGGGTCCTTCCTGATACGCGCAGCTAGCAAGTTACAAGGCTACCGCTAGACCAACGTCCGGCAGTTCCCGACGGTCACCGGCCGGCCGTCCGCCCGGGCCGGCCGAAACTCTGGCCACGTCGTGACCGGGTGTGCCTATGGTTGAGACCGTGATCACACCGACCGAGCGGTCAGTCGAAACCAATGGCGTGACGTTGCGAGTGACGGAGGCGGGTGAGCGCGGCAATCCGGTGGTCGTGCTCGCGCACGGATTCCCCGAGCTCGCGTACTCGTGGCGTCACCAGATTCCGGCCCTGGCTGCCGCCGGCTACCACGTACTGGCCCCTGACCAGCGCGGTTACGGCGGCTCGTCGCGGCCCGAGAGCATCGACGACTACGACATCACCAAGCTCACCGGCGACGTGGTCGGGCTGCTCGACGACATCGGCGCCGAGCACGCGGCCGTGATCGGGCACGACTGGGGCGCGGTGGTGGCGTGGAACGCCGCGCAGCTGCATCCGGATCGCGTGGCCGCGGTGGGCGGGCTCAGCGTCCCGCCGACGCCGAGATCCACCCGCCCGCCGACACAGGCCTTCCGCGAACTGGTCGGCGAGGGCAACTTCTTCTACATCCTGCACTTCCAGGAACCCGGGGTGGCCGACGCCGAGTTCGACGGTGACCCGGCCCGCGCGCTGCGCCGAATGTTCGGCGGTCTGCTGCCACCCGAGAACGAGGAGGCCGCGATGCGGATGCTGCGTCCCGGTCCCGAGGGCCTGATCGACCGGCTGCCCGAACCGTCGGCGCTGCCCGACTGGATCAGCACCGGCGAGTTCGACCACTACGTCGACGCGTTCACCCGCACGGGGTTCACCGGCGGGCTCAACTGGTACCGCAATTTCGACCGCAACTGGGAACTCACCGCGCATCTGGCCGACGCCAAGATCACCGTGCCTGCCCTGTTCCTGGCCGGGGCGGCCGACCCTGTGCTGGGGTTCGCACGGCCCGACCGGGCGCGCGAACTGATCACCGGGCCCTACACCGAGGTGATGCTCGACGGGGCCGGGCACTGGGTGCAGCAGGAGCGGGCCGAGGAGGTCAACGCCGCGTTGATCCGGTTCTTGCACGGGCTGGAGTTGCAGTGATGAGGCCACTGAACTTCGGGGTGTTCATCACGCCGTTTCACCCCGCGGGCCAATCCCCCACCACCGCACTGCAATACGACATGGACCGTGTGGAGGCGCTGGACCGGCTGGGCTACGACGAGGCGTGGTTCGGTGAACACCATTCGGGCGGTTACGAACTCATCGCGTGCCCGGAGGTGTTCATCGCCGCGGCAGCCGAACGCACACGCCACATCCGGTTGGGCACGGGCGTGGTGTCGCTGCCGTATCACCACCCGTTGATGGTCGCCGACCGCTGGGTGCTGCTCGACCATCTGACGCGCGGGCGGGTGATGTTCGGCACCGGCCCGGGCGCCCTGCCGTCGGACGCGTACATGATGGGCATCGACCCGGTCGACCAACGTCCGATGATGCAGGAGTCGCTCGAGGCGATCCTGGCACTGTTCCGCGCCGAACCCGGCGAGCGCATCGACCGCAAGACCGACTGGTTCACGCTGCGCGACGCCGCACTGCACATCCGCCCCTACACCTGGCCGT
Coding sequences:
- a CDS encoding alanine racemase, with amino-acid sequence MNAPRNAPRLAALADAPVDWRFKGLPASWAGRTPADIVGARVGLFDGDGPLGPVCVLSESAVAHNLATMARWCAERGVELAPHGKTHMAPQLLARQFEAGACAVTAATVSQVRVFRAFGFDRFVIANEVTDPAGLAWLAHELDADPGFGVVCWVDSVAGAELMTAALRRSGARRRLDVCVEVGMDGGRTGCRTTAEVDAVARAVVDSPRLRLVGVSGYEAATGQDVTQEAIDGVRAYLDGLRAAVLRLTAQFETDEVIVTAGGSTYFDHVADVLTGDWPTGSRVRTILRSGCYLTHDDGLYARTSPLSLRAALRVWGQVVSRPEPRLALVAMGRRDVSFDQGMPTPLGLPGGVVDKLNDQHAFVRLGPHDTPAVGAWLEFGISHPCTTFDKWQLIPVLDDDGIVVDLVRTFF
- a CDS encoding type III pantothenate kinase; the protein is MLLAIDVRNTHTVVGLISGSGDHAKVVQQWRIRTEPEVTADELALTIDGLIGDDAERLTGASGLSTVPSVLHEVRVMLEQYWPNVPHVLIEPGVRTGIPLLVDNPKEVGADRIVNCLAAYHKYGTAAIVVDFGSSICVDVVSAKGEFLGGAIAPGVQVSSDAAAARSAALRRVELTRPRSVIGKNTVECMQAGAVFGFAGLVDGLVNRIRDDVDGFSGADVAVVATGHTAPLVLPDLRTVEHYDRHLTLDGLRLVFERNRANQRGKLKPAR
- the panC gene encoding pantoate--beta-alanine ligase; the protein is MTISRTPKFSAGELNVYSAPADVAAVTRALRTAGRRIVLVPTMGALHEGHLTLVRAAKRTPGAVVVVSIFVNPLQFGPNEDLDAYPRTLEDDLTALRAEGVEIVFTPTGSDMYPDGTRTSVHPGPLGDDLEGSSRPGHFAGVLTVVLKLFSIVRPDRAYFGEKDYQQLTLLRQMVADLNVDVQIVGVPTVRESDGLALSSRNRYLDKDQREQAGALSAALLAGKYAAAGGAEAALDAARAVLDEVPALEVDYLQVRDPMLGPAPAEGQARLLVAARLGRTRLIDNIAIDVGASAGIDGHPRVGNDQNHELPWRN
- a CDS encoding Rossmann-like and DUF2520 domain-containing protein — its product is MEQPPESGWSPPDGLRPARLSVGIISAGRVGTALGYALERVEHVVVACSAISRASRQRAERRLPDTAILPVHDVARRAELLLLSVPDAELSGLVKGLATTGSVRPGTIVVHTSGANGVGILAPLTEQGCVPLAIHPAMTFTGSDEDISRLPGTCFGITAADEIGYAIGQSLVLEIGGEPFRVREDARAQYHAALAHGSNHLVTLVLDAVEALRSSLRGQELLGQELVGDEPGGLAERVIAPLARAALENALQRGQSALTGPVARGDAAAVAAHLTALAEVEPQLAQSYRANSLRTAQRAHAPEAVFEVLSEASRG
- a CDS encoding DUF6779 domain-containing protein, translated to MTVPPRGVRPRRGGRRPGWLLLTVLLVLAILASSALVFTNRVELLKLAVILALWAAVVAAFVSVIYRRQSDLDQAKARDLKLVYDLQLDREISARREYELTVETQLRRELASELRAQAADEVAALRAELAALRANLEILFDADLAHRPALETDRAAARPAGRVHASRLDVPDVETTDIRDYRSERTEESPIIDVPAEPHPPEDEWSFDRRPADGGFDRRPADGGFDRRPADGGFDRRPADGGFDRRPADGGFDRRPADGGAHRFPSHPTPQPGPQVTPQPSDEPRRRRRRRLDEEQAPAPQAEHQPTPPAPPQTPPPAAPPQAPPRQAEPERAPEPQPAPQPAPEPVSAWAPPPPPPSMPPLQPSPTIEGGGWRPAPAEGQWIPAGAPGSNWTAPVQPQNGAATESAPETATEYVGRRRAPEPAENPEPTAPAEPAPEPAPEQSGPVPPVMAPPEPPERPERPRGRHYAAGADAESTAAEQDDTGETTPADAAAPALAAESATPPPPRRHRSADEEPRGQHANGQSAAELLARFQAAPTTGGRRRRRDE
- a CDS encoding DUF3180 domain-containing protein, which gives rise to MGPTRKRDLVGAAVAAALLSYLLIHALYRWFPPITVWTGLSLLGVAAFEAGWGFYVRAKINDGQIGVGAGRLDPLTVARSVVIAKASAWVGALVAGWWVGVLVYLLPRRTTIRVAGEDTPGVVVAALCALALAIAGLWLQHCCKSPEEPPEDGDAVPE
- the folK gene encoding 2-amino-4-hydroxy-6-hydroxymethyldihydropteridine diphosphokinase, giving the protein MTSTVLSIGSNLGDRLTRLQSVLDGLGPAVRAVSAVYETAAWGFEEQGPFLNAVLLADDPDLDGHGWLRRAQELEAAAGRVRGQRWGPRTLDVDLITCHDGADEIISRDEGLTLPHPLAHLRAFVLIPWLDVDPDATLTVAGESRPVQRLLSEIDQSERDGVTRTDLVLDIRTETAAG
- the folB gene encoding dihydroneopterin aldolase yields the protein MADRIELRGLRVRGNHGVFDHERADGQDFVVDITVWMDLRPAAVSDDLADTLDYGALAQRAADIVAGTPRNLIETVSAEIADGIMTDERLHAVEVVVHKPSAPIPLTFDDVAVVARRSRRGGR
- the folP gene encoding dihydropteroate synthase, which produces MGVVNVTQDSFSDGGKFIDTDRAVEHGLALVAAGAQIIDVGGESTRPGATRIDPGVEAARVTPVIRELAAQGITISIDTMHADVARAALEAGAHIVNDVSGGRADPGMAGVLAEAKVPWILMHWRSVDADHPHRVPGYRDVVAEVRTELLAAVDAAVTAGVEPERLVIDPGLGFAKTAEHNWALLHALPDLVATGIPVLVGASRKRFLGTLLAAADGTPRPPDGRETATAVISVLAAMHGAWGVRVHDVQASVDALKVLGAWTSGGQIG
- the folE gene encoding GTP cyclohydrolase I FolE, translated to MTQSLRGHQNNNVRRVFDQPRAEAAVRELLIAIGEDPEREGLVDTPARVARAYKELMAGLHTDPDSVLNTTFDEGHDELVLVKQIPMYSTCEHHLVSFHGVAHVGYIPGVDGRVTGLSKIARLVDLYSKRPQVQERLTAQIADALMRKLDPRGVIVVVEAEHLCMAMRGVRKPGAVTTTSAVRGQFKTDKASRAEALELILRK